The following proteins are encoded in a genomic region of Drosophila miranda strain MSH22 chromosome 4, D.miranda_PacBio2.1, whole genome shotgun sequence:
- the LOC108162054 gene encoding enoyl-CoA delta isomerase 1, mitochondrial isoform X1, which produces MLRNSLIGSLRQIKPILCSQSLRSLSNGANSGLTTIEVDDKSGIATLSMNLPPVNTLTLNLMHDLIDSINQIECNKSRGLILTSSNDKVFSAGLDLKELYKPDQERLKEFWTIFQDLWLALHLCGIPTAAAINGHAPAAGCIMATACEYRVMLPDFVIGVHATRFSFVVSKWMMLSYQSVLPRRIVERALNQGKLFSTQEALEVGLIDEVAGSKKEALAQCAAFIGTFDKANPIARTLTKRMCRDSDVTELLRDRAGDLRACVDYINTPLFQEGLSAHLEGLKEKK; this is translated from the exons ATGTTGCGCAACAGCCTAATAGGCAGTCTCCGACAGATAAAACCCATCCTTTGCAGCCAATCTTTGCGATCGCTCTCAAATGGAGCAAACTCGGGTCTTACCACGATCGAAGTGGACGACAAGAGTGGGATTGCCACATTATCGATGAATCTGCCGCCCGTAAACACTCTCACCTTGAATCTGATGCATGATCTGATTGATTCCATAAACCAGATTGAGTGCAACAAGAGCCGTGGGCTCATTTTGACGTCG AGCAATGACAAGGTTTTCTCCGCTGGACTTGACCTCAAAGAGCTGTACAAACCCGATCAGGAGAGGTTGAAGGAATTCTGGACGATCTTCCAAGACCTGTGGCTGGCCCTGCATCTCTGCGGCATTCCCACAGCAGCGGCCATTAAT GGTCATGCGCCAGCCGCTGGTTGCATTATGGCCACGGCCTGCGAATACCGTGTCATGCTGCCGGATTTTGTCATCGGAGTGCATGCCACGCGGTTTAGTTTCGTCGTCTCCAAGTGGATGATGCTCTCCTACCAGAGTGTGCTGCCACGGAGAATTGTCGAGCGGGCGCTGAACCAAGGTAAGCTATTCAGCACTCAAGAGGCCCTGGAGGTGGGTCTTATCGATGAGGTGGCCGGCAGCAAAAAGGAGGCCCTGGCTCAGTGTGCTGCCTTCATTGGCACCTTTGACAAGGCCAATCCCATTGCCAGAACACTGACCAAGCGAATGTGTCGGGATTCCGATGTCACCGAGTTGCTCAGGGATCGTGCCGGAGACCTACGTGCCTGTGTGGACTACATCAATACTCCCCTGTTCCAAGAGGGACTGAGCGCCCACCTCGAGGGCCTCAAGGAGaaaaaatag
- the LOC108162054 gene encoding enoyl-CoA delta isomerase 1, mitochondrial isoform X2, whose amino-acid sequence MLRNSLIGSLRQIKPILCSQSLRSLSNGANSGLTTIEVDDKSGIATLSMNLPPVNTLTLNLMHDLIDSINQIECNKSRGLILTSSNDKVFSAGLDLKELYKPDQERLKEFWTIFQDLWLALHLCGIPTAAAINGHAPAAGCIMATACEYRVMLPDFVIGVHELSSGR is encoded by the exons ATGTTGCGCAACAGCCTAATAGGCAGTCTCCGACAGATAAAACCCATCCTTTGCAGCCAATCTTTGCGATCGCTCTCAAATGGAGCAAACTCGGGTCTTACCACGATCGAAGTGGACGACAAGAGTGGGATTGCCACATTATCGATGAATCTGCCGCCCGTAAACACTCTCACCTTGAATCTGATGCATGATCTGATTGATTCCATAAACCAGATTGAGTGCAACAAGAGCCGTGGGCTCATTTTGACGTCG AGCAATGACAAGGTTTTCTCCGCTGGACTTGACCTCAAAGAGCTGTACAAACCCGATCAGGAGAGGTTGAAGGAATTCTGGACGATCTTCCAAGACCTGTGGCTGGCCCTGCATCTCTGCGGCATTCCCACAGCAGCGGCCATTAAT GGTCATGCGCCAGCCGCTGGTTGCATTATGGCCACGGCCTGCGAATACCGTGTCATGCTGCCGGATTTTGTCATCGGAGTGCAT GAATTGTCGAGCGGGCGCTGA
- the LOC108162056 gene encoding enoyl-CoA delta isomerase 1, mitochondrial-like encodes MSSRLLSFVCRTGRRRFMSTGIKLTTVEVNDKTGIATLTMCRPPVNGQNLELLLDIKSSINEIKNNNSRGLIITSASPKVFSAGLDILEMYKPDPQRLRAVWTELQNVWCDLYGISVPTAAAINGHAPAGGCLLATACEYRVMVPNCIIGLNETQLGIIAPKWLVSGYLNVLPKRVAERALTQGRLFTTDEALQEGLIDEIANSKEEAVDKCVAFIGTFAKVNPVARALTKHQFRADNLRQFHKEREQDVDDFLSLVNRPEVQKGIGIYLEGLKKKANKQ; translated from the exons ATGTCTTCCAGACTCTTGAGCTTTGTGTGCCGCACAGGCCGCAGACGTTTCATGTCCACCGGAATTAAGCTGACCACAGTGGAAGTAAATGACAAAACCGGCATTGCCACGCTCACAATGTGCCGTCCCCCCGTAAATGGACAAAATTTGGAACTGCTATTGGATATTAAATCATCCATTAACGAAATAAAGAACAACAATAGCCGTGGCCTCATAATAACATCC GCTAGTCCGAAGGTATTCTCTGCTGGCCTGGACATCCTTGAAATGTATAAGCCGGACCCGCAAAGGCTTCGTGCCGTTTGGACTGAATTACAAAATGTTTGGTGCGATCTCTATGGGATCAGTGTGCCCACAGCAGCTGCCATCAAT GGCCACGCCCCAGCAGGAGGATGTCTTCTGGCCACAGCCTGCGAGTATCGTGTTATGGTGCCAAATTGTATAATTGGACTTAATGAAACCCAACTTGGGATTATTGCGCCCAAATGGCTGGTTTCGGGCTATCTGAATGTCCTGCCAAAACGAGTGGCGGAGCGGGCTCTTACTCAGGGTCGCTTGTTCACCACGGATGAAGCCTTGCAGGAGGGCCTGATCGACGAGATCGCCAACAGCAAAGAGGAGGCTGTGGACAAGTGTGTCGCCTTCATAGGCACGTTCGCCAAAGTGAATCCCGTAGCCCGTGCTCTGACCAAGCATCAGTTCCGCGCGGACAATTTGCGCCAATTCCATAAGGAACGCGAACAGGACGTTGATGATTTCCTGTCCCTGGTCAACCGGCCAGAGGTGCAGAAGGGTATAGGAATTTATCTCGAAGGTCTGAAGAAGAAGGCCAACAAGCAATGA
- the LOC108162055 gene encoding enoyl-CoA delta isomerase 1, mitochondrial, giving the protein MLRTKVLSLVARSGPSRLMSTATKLTTVEVNDKTGIATLTMCRAPVNGLNLELLKDLKTSIDEIESNKSRGLILTSSNATIFSAGLDIMEMYNPEKERIRAFWTQLQEVWLALYGSSVPTAAAINGHSPAGGCLLATSCEYRVMLPKFTIGLNETQLGIVAPKWFMSSFLSVLPQRQAERALNQGRMFSTEEALQIGLIDETATSKEEAVEKCAAFIGTFARVNPLARALTKQQFRAADLQQLENERKDDLEKFLFFINQPGVQKGLGIYLEGLKKKAKK; this is encoded by the exons ATGCTCCGAACAAAAGTCTTGAGTCTGGTGGCCCGAAGTGGCCCTAGCCGGCTCATGTCCACCGCCACCAAACTGACGACCGTGGAGGTCAATGACAAAACAGGGATCGCCACGCTCACCATGTGCAGGGCGCCAGTAAATGGACTCAACTTGGAACTACTCAAGGATCTAAAAACCTCCATTGACGAAATCGAGAGCAACAAAAGCCGGGGTCTCATACTGACATCC TCCAATGCTACAATATTCTCAGCTGGTCTGGATATCATGGAAATGTATAATCCCGAAAAGGAGAGGATTCGTGCCTTTTGGACGCAACTGCAGGAGGTTTGGCTTGCCCTCTATGGTAGCAGTGTCCCCACCGCAGCTGCCATCAAT GGCCACTCCCCCGCTGGAGGATGTCTTTTGGCCACATCTTGCGAGTACAGAGTTATGCTGCCAAAATTCACCATCGGCTTGAATGAGACGCAACTGGGCATTGTGGCGCCCAAGTGGTTCATGTCGTCTTTCCTAAGCGTTCTCCCACAACGTCAGGCAGAGCGGGCTCTCAATCAGGGCCGTATGTTCTCGACAGAGGAGGCCTTGCAGATTGGCCTCATCGACGAGACTGCCACTAGCAAGGAAGAGGCGGTGGAAAAGTGTGCCGCCTTCATAGGTACATTCGCCAGAGTGAATCCGTTGGCTCGGGCACTGACCAAACAGCAGTTCCGCGCAGCCGATTTGCAGCAATTGGAAAACGAGCGTAAGGACGATCTGGAGAAGTTTTTGTTCTTTATTAACCAGCCAGGCGTGCAGAAAGGTCTGGGCATTTATCTCGAAGGTCTGAAGAAGAAGGCCAAGAAATAA
- the LOC108162057 gene encoding translocon-associated protein subunit gamma: MGSGKQQKVQSSGFTKEEELLLQDFSRNVSTKSSALFYGNAFIVSAVPIWLFWRIHNMDLLPSSILFVLVTAASTYLMATAYKNIKFQLKHKIAGRREDAVTREVNRQLGDDKKVTRKEKDERILWKKNEVADYEATTFSIFYNNSIYLAVIIFISFFLLKNSTPFVNYIFSVGLASGALALFSTSAQVN; the protein is encoded by the exons ATGGGCTCTGGCAAGCAACAAAAAGTGCAGTCTTCTGGCTTCACCAAGGAGGAAGAGCTTCTGCTGCAGGATTTCAGCCGCAATGTGAGCACAAAGTCCTCGGCCCTGTTCTACGGCAATGCCTTTATCGTGTCCGCGGTGCCCATCT GGCTCTTCTGGCGCATACACAACATGGACCTGTTGCCCAGCTCCATTCTGTTCGTGTTGGTGACCGCCGCTAGCACCTATCTGATGGCCACTGCCTACAAGAACATCAAGTTCCAGCTGAAGCACAAGATCGCCGGACGTCGCGAGGACGCTGTTACCCGCGAGGTGAACCGCCAGCTGGGCGACGACAAGAAGGTCACCCGCAAGGAGAAGGACGAGCGGATCCTCTGGAAGAAGAACGAGGTCGCCGACTACGAGGCCACCACCTTTTCGATTTTCTACAACAATTCCATCTACCTGGCCGTCATCATCTTCATCAGCTTCTTCCTGCTGAAGAACTCGACGCCGTTTGTGAACTACATTTTCTCCGTTGGCCTCGCCAGCGGAGCCCTGGCGCTCTTCTCCACCAGCGCCCAAGTGAACTGA
- the LOC108162053 gene encoding 3-ketoacyl-CoA thiolase, mitochondrial encodes MSAATKGIYIVAAKRTAFGTFGGALKGINQTQLQTVAAKAALEAAGLKGEQVDTVIVGNVIASSSTDGIYVPRHVGLNCGVPIEKPALGINRLCGSGFQSIVNGAQDILVGGAKVALTGGVENMSQSPFIARNIRFGTTLGANYNLEDALWAGLTDSRCKLPMALTAENLADQYKISRERVDEFALLSQKNWEKGQKEGAFDAEITPIKLKVKGKEVDFVIDEHPRPKTTIEGLNKLPSLFKKNGVVTAGTASGICDGAAAVIVASEEALKEYNLKPLARLVAFSFVGVNPEIMGIGPVPAIQNVLRVAGKKLEDIDLIEINEAFAAQTLACADALKLDPSKLNVNGGAIALGHPLGASGSRITGHLVHELQRKGLKYGIGSACIGGGQGIALLLEAV; translated from the exons ATGTCTGCAGCAACAAAAG GTATTTATATCGTGGCTGCCAAGCGCACGGCCTTTGGTACCTTCGGAGGCGCCCTGAAGGGCATTAATCAGACACAGCTGCAGACAGTGGCTGCCAAGGCTGCCCTGGAAGCGGCTGGTCTGAAGGGAGAGCAGGTGGACACCGTCATTGTCGGCAATGTAATTGCG TCCTCCTCCACGGACGGCATTTACGTACCGCGTCATGTGGGCCTCAACTGTGGTGTGCCCATTGAGAAGCCCGCCCTGGGAATCAATCGCTTGTGCGGATCTGGCTTCCAGTCGATCGTGAACGGAGCCCAGGACATTCTGGTGGGCGGAGCCAAGGTGGCGCTCACCGGCGGCGTGGAGAACATGTCACAGAGTCCGTTCATTGCCCGCAACATTCGTTTTGGCACCACCCTGGGGGCCAACTACAATCTGGAGGACGCGCTGTGGGCAGGACTCACCGATAGCCGCTGCAAACTGCCCATGGCCCTCACAGCCGAGAACCTGGCCGATCAGTACAAGATCAGCAGGGAGCGTGTGGATGAGTTCGCGCTGCTGTCGCAGAAGAACTGGGAGAAGGGTCAGAAGGAGGGCGCCTTCGATGCGGAGATCACTCCCATCAAGCTGAAGGTGAAGGGAAAGGAGGTGGACTTTGTCATCGATGAGCATCCTCGCCCCAAGACCACCATCGAAGGCCTGAACAAACTGCCTTCGCTCTTCAAGAAGAACGGAGTTGTTACGGCCGGCACAGCGTCTGGCATCTGTGACGGAGCCGCCGCCGTGATTGTTGCCTCTGAAGAGGCTTTGAAGGAGTACAACCTCAAGCCCCTGGCCCGCCTGGTCGCCTTCTCCTTTGTGGGCGTCAACCCTGAGATTATGGGCATTGGCCCAGTGCCTGCCATCCAGAACGTACTCAGGGTTGCCGGCAAGAAGCTGGAGGACATTGATCTCATTGAG ATCAATGAAGCCTTTGCTGCCCAAACCCTTGCCTGTGCCGATGCTCTGAAGTTGGATCCCTCCAAGCTGAATGTAAATGGCGGTGCCATTGCCTTGGGACATCCTCTGGGTGCCAGTGGCTCTCGCATCACCGGTCACCTGGTCCACGAGTTGCA GCGCAAGGGACTCAAGTACGGCATTGGCTCGGCCTGCATTGGCGGTGGCCAGGGCATTGCCTTGCTGCTTGAGGCTGTCTAA
- the LOC108162051 gene encoding probable splicing factor, arginine/serine-rich 7, which translates to MAGGNTPRVIQVTNIAPQATKDQMQTLFGNIGKIEEIRLYPTIRDVSCPVQSRICYVKYTETTSVPVAQHLTNTVFIDRALIVIPVLAIPEEYRALEMLKNGTIVPGLQKPDSKLPPEVINRIEGQLPQQVIKTYDPKLVEFNLPEYPALPSFYDARKIEEIRRTIIVCDVKNEWRLDDLMECFQRAGEVKYARWAEKDNKTYCMIEFCEQTSIIHALRMQGQEFKGGYLSVYHSTYCITKPEAKSNEAAQAEIEEAMTIVKEAQSMISAAIDPVIGMLAKDKRRRSRSRSRSRDRRTSRSRSHRSTSRRRSRRSGSRERRSGSRSRRSRSRGKHSSRSRSKRSRSRHRRSTSRSRRSRSRGGKPSRARGKRSRSRHRSSTSRSRRSRSHGAGGSTSSKRSRSRERSKKSHREKRSSRSPRSRSKRSSPSPPPVIALRSKSRTSRSKDVSTVFAKTASLVVRRRERSRTPEAPGRKLKVISEDIELKSSRSSADSKSRKSVSVEKSDNMDISNSP; encoded by the coding sequence ATGGCGGGCGGTAACACTCCGCGTGTTATACAGGTGACCAACATTGCGCCGCAGGCCACCAAGGACCAGATGCAAACGCTGTTCGGCAACATCGGCAAAATTGAGGAGATCCGGCTTTATCCCACCATCCGCGATGTCTCGTGTCCCGTGCAGTCGCGCATCTGCTATGTGAAGTACACGGAAACGACTAGTGTTCCTGTGGCCCAGCATCTCACCAACACGGTATTCATTGATCGCGCCCTGATTGTCATCCCCGTGCTGGCCATTCCCGAGGAGTACCGCGCTCTGGAGATGCTCAAGAACGGCACTATAGTGCCGGGCCTGCAGAAGCCCGACTCGAAACTGCCACCCGAGGTGATCAATCGCATCGAGGGGCAGCTGCCGCAACAGGTTATCAAGACCTATGACCCCAAGCTAGTGGAGTTCAATCTACCGGAGTATCCGGCTCTGCCGTCGTTCTATGATGCTCGCAAGATCGAGGAGATCCGGCGAACCATTATTGTGTGCGATGTGAAGAACGAGTGGCGCCTGGACGACCTTATGGAGTGCTTCCAGCGTGCTGGAGAAGTGAAATATGCGCGCTGGGCCGAGAAGGACAACAAGACATACTGCATGATCGAATTCTGTGAGCAGACCAGCATCATCCACGCCCTACGCATGCAGGGCCAGGAGTTCAAGGGCGGCTATCTGAGTGTTTACCATTCGACATACTGTATCACCAAGCCAGAGGCCAAGTCCAACGAGGCGGCCCAGGCGGAGATCGAGGAGGCCATGACCATTGTGAAGGAGGCGCAGAGTATGATATCGGCCGCTATTGATCCAGTGATCGGCATGCTGGCCAAGGACAAGCGACGTCGGTCCCGCTCCCGTTCCCGCTCTCGGGATCGCCGCACCAGCCGCTCTCGCTCGCATCGGTCCACGTCCCGGAGACGCTCACGTCGCTCTGGCTCCAGGGAGCGACGCAGTGGTTCGCGTTCCAGGCGCTCTCGCTCTAGAGGAAAGCACTCGTCACGTTCGCGAAGCAAGCGCTCCAGATCCCGTCACCGTCGCAGCACCTCCCGTTCGCGTAGGTCACGCTCCCGCGGGGGCAAACCATCAAGGGCGCGCGGTAAGCGCTCTAGGTCCCGTCATCGTAGCAGCACCTCACGCTCCCGGCGTTCCCGTTCGCATGGAGCCGgtggcagcaccagcagcaaacGCTCCCGTTCTCGCGAGCGCAGCAAGAAGTCGCACCGTGAGAAGCGCTCCTCCCGTTCGCCCAGGTCGCGCAGCAAACGCAGCTCGCCCTCGCCACCACCGGTTATCGCCCTTAGAAGCAAGTCCCGTACAAGCCGCAGTAAAGATGTGTCCACTGTTTTCGCAAAGACTGCCTCTTTGGTCGTCCGGCGGCGCGAACGCTCTCGCACACCCGAGGCACCAGGACGCAAACTGAAGGTCATCTCCGAAGATATAGAGTTGAAGAGTTCGCGCTCTAGCGCCGATTCCAAGTCGCGCAAATCGGTGAGCGTCGAGAAGTCGGACAACATGGATATATCCAACTCCCCCTAG
- the LOC108162048 gene encoding SWI/SNF-related matrix-associated actin-dependent regulator of chromatin subfamily A containing DEAD/H box 1 homolog — MSDSSSPTKSSLSDLRQFRINKNTAVSSGQAKTERVPGKKRIQVMADSDSDGADSHVTKKTKLELTVKEKEERYMAAAKISPQYDTMAVQESLSRSNWDVAASIRYLREHCKPKGQNGPLVKPKLQPSSHSSRAPAYSDGECSDDEDVKQSKDQVYDSDDSDSEMATKMTGQRKKVFQFMNEATIVELQSVKTLSEKKATLIIEQRPFGDWAGLRKKLESIRMSGDLLNYAQDLINKQNTVATILNKCNNMVSRLEKAISNGGGIVDQPKMLTSGMQLADYQIIGLNWLTVMHKQEMNGILADEMGLGKTIQVIAFLAYLKEKGLSKAAHLIVVPSSTLDNWEAEIARWCPTLVVEKYHGSQDERRRMRGRYAKDGFTGFDVLLTTYHIVGSTPEERKMFRVCKLDYVIFDEAHMLKNMTTQRYANLITINARMRILLTGTPLQNNLLELISLLCFVMPKFFAKSIEDIKSLFVKKNKTDGDQEEVSQFQETQIQRAKRIMKPFVLRRLKKDVLKHLPKKQSFVEKVPMSSKQREYYHEVVDYYSNNKGVVCSGGDRAGITIMMEMRRCANHPLLMRHYFTDEHLRGFSKRLARATTYKKTNEQYIFEELAIMSDFQVYQLCNKHEMTDVRIPDELICDSGKFEFLDTLLPKLKEEGHRVLLFSQFTMMLDIVEEYMRIRKHGFCRLDGATAVKERQDLITDFNVDDNIFVFLLSTKAGGVGINLTAADTCIIHDIDFNPYNDKQAEDRCHRMGQQRPVTIYRLVAESTIEEGILMAAEEKLKLEKEITSTEKGEGEVHEQRCVVKLLTMALGLDKDQQEQLSNSLNNSLATPTK; from the exons ATGTCAGACAGCTCATCGCCTACCAAATCGAGTTTGAGTGATTTGCGACAGTTTCGCATCAATAAAAATACAGCCGTCTCCTCAGGCCAGGCTAAAACTG AGAGAGTTCCTGGCAAGAAACGAATCCAGGTAATGGCAGACAGTGACAGCGACGGTGCCGACAGCCATGTGACGAAGAAGACCAAGCTGGAGCTGACTGTAAAAGAAAAGGAGGAACGCTACATGGCAGCTGCGAAAATATCGCCGCAGTATGATACAATG GCCGTTCAGGAGTCGCTTTCGCGCTCGAACTGGGATGTGGCAGCCTCCATACGATATCTGAGAGAGCACTGCAAGCCGAAGGGGCAAAATGGTCCCTTGGTCAAGCCTAAACTGCAGCCAAGCTCACATTCCAGCAGGGCACCGGCCTACTCGGACGGCGAATGCTCGGACGATGAAGACGTCAAGCAGTCCAAGGATCAGGTCTACGACAGTGATGACAGCGACTCCGAGATGGCCACCAAGATGACTGGCCAGCGCAAGAAGGTGTTCCAGTTCATGAACGAGGCTACCATCGTGGAGCTGCAGTCGGTGAAGACGCTCTCCGAGAAGAAGGCGACTCTGATCATTGAGCAGCGGCCATTCGGTGACTGGGCGGGGCTGCGCAAGAAGCTGGAGAGCATCCGGATGTCGGGCGATCTGCTGAACTATGCCCAGGATCTGATCAACAAGCAGAACACGGTCGCTACAATCTTGAACAAGTGCAACAATATGGTGTCGCGTCTGGAGAAGGCCATCTCCAATGGTGGCGGTATCGTGGACCAGCCCAAGATGCTGACCAGCGG AATGCAGTTGGCCGACTATCAGATAATAGGCCTCAATTGGCTCACTGTGATGCACAAACAGGAGATGAACGGCATCCTGGCGGACGAAATGGGTCTGGGCAAGACCATACAGGTGATTGCCTTTCTGGCCTATCTGAAGGAGAAAGGTCTCAGCAAAGCAGCCCACCTGATTGTAGTCCCCTCCTCTACTCTGGACAACTGGGAGGCCGAGATCGCGCGATGGTGTCCCACTCTGGTGGTAGAGAAGTATCATGGCTCGCAGGACGAGCGCAGGAGGATGCGTGGACGGTATGCCAAGGACGGCTTCACTGGCTTCGATGTCCTGCTGACAAC CTACCATATCGTTGGCTCCACGCCCGAGGAGAGGAAAATGTTCCGGGTGTGCAAGCTGGACTACGTCATCTTCGATGAGGCGCACATGCTGAAGAACATGACCACGCAGCGGTATGCCAACCTCATAACCATCAACGCCCGAATGCGCATTCTGCTAACCGGCACACCCCTGCAGAACAACCTGCTGGAGCTGATCTCCCTGCTGTGCTTCGTGATGCCCAAGTTTTTCGCGAAGAGCATCGAGGATATCAAATCGTTGTTTGTCAAG AAGAACAAGACCGACGGCGACCAGGAGGAGGTGTCCCAGTTTCAGGAAACACAAATACAGCGGGCCAAGCGCATCATGAAGCCCTTTGTACTCCGGCGCCTCAAGAAAGATGTCCTCAAACACCTGCCCAAAAAGCAAAGCTTTGTG GAAAAAGTCCCGATGAGCAGCAAACAGAGAGAGTACTACCACGAGGTGGTCGACTATTATTCCAATAACAAAGGCGTCGTGTGCAGCGGCGGCGATCGGGCTGGCATCACCATCATGATGGAGATGCGGCGCTGTGCCAATCATCCGCTGCTGATGCGCCACTACTTTACCGACGAGCATCTGCGCGGCTTCTCCAAGCGCCTGGCACGCGCCACAACCTACAAAAAGACCAACGAGCAGTACATTTTCGAGGAGCTGGCCATCATGTCCGACTTCCAGGTCTATCAGCTTTGCAACAAGCAT GAAATGACCGACGTGAGGATACCGGATGAACTGATATGCGATTCGGGTAAATTCGAGTTCCTGGACACCCTGCTGCCGAAGCTGAAGGAGGAGGGACACCGGGTGCTGCTCTTCAGCCAGTTCACCATGATGTTGGACATTGTGGAGGAGTATATGCGCATACGAAAGCATGGATTCTGCCGCCTGGACGGCGCCACCGCCGTGAAGGAGCGACAGGATCTCATCACGGACTTCAATGTGGATGACAATATCTTTGTGTTTCTGCTATCCACAAAGGCCGGCGGCGTGGGCATCAACCTGACGGCTGCCGACACCTGCATCATCCACGACATTGACTTCAATCCGTACAACGACAAGCAGGCCGAAGATCGGTGTCATCGCATGGGCCAGCAGCGGCCAGTCACTATCTACCGCCTGGTGGCGGAGAGCACCATCGAGGAGGGCATCCTGATGGCCGCCGAAGAGAAGCTAAAGCTAGAGAAGGAGATCACCTCCACCGAGAAGGGCGAGGGCGAGGTACACGAGCAGCGGTGCGTCGTCAAACTCCTAACCATGGCCCTGGGCCTCGACAAGGACCAGCAGGAGCAGTTATCCAACTCACTTAACAACTCTCTGGCCACGCCCACAAAGTAG